The nucleotide window tgagttaaattaaaaattaaacatgttaaattaaatcttgttacaatataattaatttaaaaaatagaagaataaaagaataaaatattttaatatgatatatttgaattgttaattgattttaaaattattattttaaaaaatttgaagtTTATATATTCTCTaggtttttcttaattttttaaaaatataaaatttgaaatttttataaatattttgagttgttttgtattttttaagtgattaatttatttattttcaaaattgatagagtttaaaaaatatttatattaatttgttatttaagttattcaaatataaaatttaatttaattttaaaatatttattttatttaactcgaaaagattaaataatttaatttgattaactcgaaatttttatttttattttaccctATTtgtgttatcactattatttggTTTCTTATTCGTCAAGTAGCGTGAAGATGCCTTTTTAAGTGCACATGGAAGGAGTTACATGTTCATATGTATAAGTGAGAAAACGAAATAAAATTTGGTTAATTTCTCAAAATATACccattttattttaaatgtttaaaattaatttaatacaattaaaagAATTTACTTGCACATACCAGTTGAGTTTTACTTCGATTGAATcgtaattcaattttaaaattgagaacagatttgaacaaaagaaaaaagaaagagaaaaaaatcgTTTAGAATATGGATGGACTTGACATTTAATATTGAAGACTCAAACTCAACTCAACTCGTATTTCAAGTTTATGGtatattaaaaattatgttaagttattttttgaacaaaaatacatataatagcaataaaaggaaaaaaaatgaacttactaaattataaacaaaaaatattaatttaaaaaaaaaatagatgaaCATAGTTTATGATTTAAAGTTAAAGGTGGGAGTGAAGTTGTAGAGAATAAGGCATGATTAAGGAAGTTGTCCATCAACTTTGCCATAGTTGAAGACAGCCTAATCCAAAATATTAGCCACAACCTTTTTATTATGGTTGagatttaattatattataaaacccAAACTTGGCTCTAAATCAAAGTTGATTGTTGTTCACAAACCACATAATCCGTTTTCCTTAATTAGGAAAGCAAAGCTaatattttgtttctaaattaGGAAATAGCCCCCTCCCAATTTTGTCTACCCACTTGTCCTAGCCTTAACAAATCACATTAAATTCATGATTTTCACCCTTAATATAATTAAGGGATAATATCATTTTTAGTCTTTCAACTTGGCAACTAAATTCATTTTGGTACTTGTATTTTTTTCTACTTTGGCACTTAAACTTGACAATTGAGTCCATTTTGATCCTTGGActtaaaaaattgtaaaagtttgatgATGTGACACTCTGAAATTGTGTCGTACCATCACttgaaaatttacaaatttatataaaatttcggATAATGATGTAGTGCAATCTCAGAGTGTTATATTCAATGTTTTAATAATTGGATTGGTGGTTAAACATGTCATGCCACCAGTTCTTGATTCAACTAGTTCGATTGATTTGACCGCCAAaccattaattaaaatttcataaaaatataagaaaatattaaaCCAATTCGACTACCAATTTTGTCTCGGTTTTCTGTTTTTATCAATTTCAAGTAGTTTCTAAGTTAATTGATACAACCTCTTTGTTTGAACAGTTATAACAATCAGTTCTCGGTCCGTTCGATCCAGTCTTGTTTTGACAAAACATGTCACATCATCAAATCTTGATGAAATTCATATTTACAGGCCAAAATGAATCTAGTTACTAAATTCAAAGACCAAATGAACCAAAAAGAAATATAAGTACCAAAATATATCAAGTtcgaataaaaaaattatattatcatatatattaaatataaaatcatattttaacacatatattttaaaattattttccttGTTTTAAAAATTATCTATCTATCATGCACAAAGTTAGCATAGCCAAACATTCAAAGTATTATGtattaaaaaacatataaattcaaaaataataaaataataataaattacttaaaataataaaaaataaaatacattcaAGTAACTATTTGATACATTgacaatatatttttatttaaaaataatattaaaaatataaaatataaaaagtactgaattaaaacatgattaattaaaatggGTAATAGCTCTTacatctttattaatttaaaattgatACGTTTAAAAAAAGAGAGTAAtttaatttgtcaattttaaatatgagattaTTTGTGTTAATACGTATTAAACTATTTCAACCATTTTCAAGCACCTTACGTTATGGGGAGTTGGGATATTTGATTTTTTGTATAATTTGATTTCTCATGCATTgcaccttataattaattggttcCAATATAAAAAAATTCTTCTATTAATCCATAACGTGATTTAGGTAAATTCATGAATTCAATTAGtttatttctttctatttttattaGTGTTGTTGGctgatttaaaaaaataaaagaatcaacaatttatatcaaatttaaaaattctaaaataataaattaatgaaattttcaaaaataattatttaaataatttaaaataaataataaaattgcccaaattttaaaataaaaatacaaaaaataaaaaagtccaaatatttattaatgatatgactttttaaaatattacattatattcataaaaaattctttaatgaaaagatatttttgaaaaataggtAATTAATGATATAATAtcacttttaaattttataaaagtcATAAAAAATCTAAAAGGATTTCTTATGAttaaaaatccaaaaataaaaaataaaattttcgatAAAAGagattaaaattcataaaataattaaaattgaaagtttaattaattaagatttattaatctttttaatatgttttatcaaaatttcagtttctttattttaaaatttatatttttggataTTTCAGTCTATTTTaagatttgtttattttttataaaattatttacaaaaaATCGTCAAAACAATATTTTCTTTAATGAACTTTTAatgattataatttattatttgaaaattattaatgagtattatttaatatgtttttgaatttttataatcttaattttgaattattttctatttttatcaaatcttttaaaattttgttatgaaTTTTAAATAGTATTGGcaatttaaaaaaacaattttaatatttttgaaataatttataattttgtaagatatttttaaatttgaaatttttcgTTGAATTCTTTatgatttttagatttttaaattatattttttttatttttgtaaaatatagTTCAACACAtgtcatatattaaaaataataaatagtttTATTGATTGTCTTATTTGCTCACTTTCAAAtattatagggactaaattacactTACTTTAAAgggattaattttttaatttcaaaattgatAGGAACTGAGGGTATTTATATTATTCAAAAACTATTCGATATATATTAAACAATACTTTTTccacattaaaaaaattaaaagaaactaTTTAAGACAATAAAGTTTTAGCTTAATAGCAAGGttaaaatcttaaaaaatttaaaatttcaagttcGAGCCTCATTATGTACAAACGTACTGATTCTCTATTTATAGTAATTGATTTGAATGAAAActcttaaaacaaataactatttTCAATTAAAATGGGATTGGCTTGAAAGTTTATGGACCGAGTTACCCGCCCAAGCCTGAAGGCCCACTCAAAATTCGGGAGAGTTTTAGCAAAAATATTAGGTTTGAAAAATAGGCTAGGGAAAAAAAAAAGCCCATTTAAAATATGGGCTAGGATCAGGCTTGAATATTCAAGACTTGAGCCCGATCCGACCCTACCCGTTTTCAATGTTGATAATATATTATAtcatgttatttttatatgttatgtaatttataataaaaaattaaatcaatagTAATATTTAATACtataatgtaaatatttttaaaaaattttaaggaccttacatataaaattttttaaatgaaaaataaaaattataaaaaatttaaaaataatatggacAAACCTAAAATAGACTTAAATTAACCAATTATGGATGGacttaaacaaaattttatattGAGTTTAACCAAACATCTTTTTAATATTATGCTTAAACCCGACCTACCCATCAACACTTCTACTTCAAAGTCTGCTTTccttcacatatatatatatatatatatagtggaacaatcttttctttttctttttttttctatccacgataattaattaattaattttgttgtttatttTTACATCTTTGTGAAAACTGATgaagttaattaattaattgtataATTACATAATGTTTACTCACTTTTACAATCTTTTAGCTAATTCTAATTTATttgtttcctttttcttttgcATGACAAACTTCTAGAAAATATCTGCCAAGAAAAATATTCTTTTAATTTACttcatttttaatataaattcctttaatttatatattattttataaaatatatatcaaaAAATGACTTGGTACGTAAAGAAAATTCTCACATGCATGAGAAAGAGAAAGAATAAATAGTGAAACATATAAaccaaacaatatatatatatataaatataatatgtgGACATGCATGCAGTAGTAACTCACCATGCATGCATGCCTTTGTTATCATTAACACTATCATTAGGTTAAAAGCTCTTACTCTATAGCATTCAATTTAATATCAACAATtactaagcaaaaaaaaaaaaaacaattcttCTTAATTTTTCTCTATAAAATCCCCATATCTACCTTCTTTTTCTTTCAcattctctccctctcttttcatcttcttttttttttttaaacattaatttagttttctctctctctctgtcCTCTTTGCtatccttctcttttttttttttttgaaaaaagagagagaaaaatggATAAAAAACCATGCAAATCTCAAGAGGTTGAAGTGAGAAAAGGTCCATGGACTATGGAAGAGGATTTGATTCTCATCAACTATATTGCCAACCATGGTGAAGGTGTTTGGAATTCTCTTGCTAGAGCTGCAGGTAATTCCTCATTCTATACAtatattttgagttttcaaaaaaattatgaataaacaATATTTTTTGATCATATAATTAAGTAATCTATGaaagagatttttttttattttaaaattttcattcaatatATAGTAGTAATGCTTTGATATTGATATATGGTAACCCTAATGATAAAACTTCTTCTAGGGTTGAAACGTACCGGGAAGAGTTGCCGGCTCCGATGGTTAAACTATCTTCGACCGGACGTTCGGAGAGGCAATATCACACCGGAGGAACAATTCTTGATCATGGAACTGCATGCTAAGTGGGGAAACAGGTTAATATTCTTCATACTATgataaatatacataattattCTCAAAGGAAAAACAAATTATATATGATAATATaactatttatttatattatatcatataaaaCTTTGATTACCCTTTGATATTCTTCACTCTTCATTGGGTATTATGATGACTTCATAGTTCTGAATTCAAGTGGACCAAAAGAATGCACTTCTACAAGGCCTATATACTTGTTCATCAAATCCAAACTTCCCCCCACCTTTGCACTTTTTTTTCTTGAGGATTTCAAAATGTGGGGTTTCAATCATTTTAAGCCACCAAATTGATTTACAAACACATGGGATTCTCTTATCATCAATATTTGTGGACATCaattttgtttcattttatttcttgaatttttcatGGCTACCAAATTTACTTGATAATTTAATGtttctttatatataaatttatgaagGTTTTAATCCCCATCCATGTGGAAATTGTACTACATTGAATtggatttcattttatttttcttacctTTCTTGTTTATGTTTCATAAAAATTGGACCTACCCTTCATAGATTTTACATGAAAGATCTCCAAATTAAGCATAAAGTGCTCTTCAATGATCTCTtccaatattatttttaatttctaattaTCCCCCTCTTTTTATTTTGTTACTCTTCCTTAAGagtataatttttttcatttgattataaaaattttatgatttaatttactttattattatttcatactaatattaattaaaataaatatagaaGAAAGAAtttttgtaatgatatgtataatgATTAGTGtgtcaaataaatataaaagatataCAGCTAGTGAAAACAGATTGACAATAAAAGGTTTCCATTTTAAGCACAACCtttttccaattggacacatGTTTAAGTGTTCTTTGAGGAAGAAAAAAGAAGCATTCTTTTTCTTGGTTGAAATAGACACAAACCTTATATTTTGGATGCTTTTAAGACATGGTTGGCCCCTCTTCATTCAATATATATACGTATAGATTATAATTGTTATCCGAAATTTttcgggttttttttttttttaaatattcgtGTCCAACACATGTTCgaatatgaatatatatacagAAAATGTCTGATGTTACTTATTTAATGCGTATCTATCTATCTACCAAAAGGTAGCATTTGACTTAAGAGTTCCAaacattttccctttttttttttaatatatatttcaagtttcTAGATTTAAATTAAGAATCCAGTTCTGTCTTGATGTTGTTCTGAAATTATTCACTATTTTTTTCTCAAGAAAATGAAGGACAAAAAAGTTTGTTTGAATTAAAGGATATATTTGAACCAAATAGGGTTTTTGTTCGAATTTGAATTTCGAATCTAATAAATGTCACCTGTTAAAGATAACTGTATGAACTAAATAGGATTCGTAAAACGATTTGATGCTAAAGAGTTGTTTGGTGCAGATGGTCGAAAATAGCGAAGCATTTGCCTGGAAGAACAGATAACGAAATAAAGAACTATTGGAGAACAAGGATTCAGAAACACATGAACAAACCAGCTGAGGTTTGCTATTCAAATCAAAGTGATTGTGAATTACTTGATCAGCAAGCAAGCTCAAGCCAATTGCCTTGCAATAGTACAAATACAACAAATGCAGATTTGATGGGAACATCATACTCTCCATTGTCATCATTTGACTATTACAACAACATTGAAGCATTTTCaggacaacaacaacaacaagtaATGCTCGAATCGCCATCGAACCAAGAAGATAATTATTGGAACATGGAGGATATATGGTCCATGCAGATACTTaatggtaattaaataaatatcaaTGTTAGTCCAAATTAATTGAGATTAATTTGGTTGATTAATGTTAGGGTTTTGTGAACTTATATAATATTTTGGATTAAGTATGGCTTGTAATAGGAAACGTTGTagtactataatatatatatatatatatatatatatatatatatatagccttcTACATTATATATATGAGAGTTTTCAATGCTAATTAGCTATTGTACATACCCTTTGAGATGTGGATAAATAAGCAATATCTTTTTATAACACGAGTTTAATTAATAAAGCTAAAATTATACTTTGttcctaaaaatataaaaatttaatttaatttttaaaattacaatttaatttcaaccctCTAAATTTATACAAAAACAAACTCTGATAATTAATTATGGtatgtataaaataattaaactagAAATATAATGTAGTATTTTGTTAGATTCTCTATAACCTAGCAAAAGGACAAATGTTTGATGGCAAACAAACATGGAAATGTCTATACTTTATATAGTATTAGAATAATTCCGTATTCATTGTGTCTTCcacaataaatattttaatgccACATTTTGTAACGCTCAGAAggtaattattaaaaaattatttaatatgtgaTTCAtagttaataaataattaaaatcgatttttaagtaattttttatttaatgagaCGCTAATTTAATCAATCACATTAATAAGTGCACTAGTTTTTGTGTAGAAAATTTAATATAAGAgagaaattcaaatatttttgtaaCTAGGTgaaaaatttaatatttcaaatcgCTACACTAGTCTATATCCAAAGATCCCATGCAGTTTGGTCAGGTATATCTTTTTATCTAGTATTAGAATTTTTTTATGCAAAACTTTACATTTTTTATATGACCAAAGTGCCAAATATTATGAACAAAAATCAACTTTCTTTAAGAATAACAAAAGTCAACTTCCTTTTAAGATTCTAAAAGTTGATTTTTAGGATTTGACACTAAGATTTTAATTTTTGACCCCTTTTAAAAGTCGACTTTTTTTTTAGTCGAATTTGAAATTGAACTTCAATTATGAGGATTTGGGATGAGTCTATTTTGATATGAATTATTAAAGTTATTTGAATTTGGTTTTAACCTTAAGAATCATAGGTTTTGTAGACACCATAAATTAAGGTTTTCAAATCAATACTAGAGTTCTGTAAAGTCCAAAGTCGACAGTTGTATGACTAGAACCAAccaattttcataaacatttggTTTATCATGAAAAtgggtttttaatgaaaattggAAGAGTTTGTGTGGATTCATGATAGCATTGTCTACATCCAAAAAGGTTGAAGACCTAAAGAATGCTTTGGTGAAACTTTTTATAATTGTTTTTTAGGATAATGTAACATCCTACACCTGACCTGAAAGtcaatcttgtaacaccccaaactcgacctagatgttatggccgaatcttgaAGGCTACATCAACCATTCGTAAAACTACTTTATTTAACCTTTTGAAAATCCTTTCGATTCTAGCAAAGATAGTTTATACAAAAAcccattttgtttattttttcaagAAAAAACTAGTTGTTGTCAAGCGTATTGTAAAAATAGAATGTTGATAATGGcaagaaaagagagagaaaagtaGTACACAtggattttacgtggaaaccttttTTGGGGAAAAATCAAAAggcaaaggagaagaaaattcattatgtcgaattcgaataatttaTAAGGAGTATAGATTGCGTCTATTTATAGGTTAAGATAGTAGAAGTAATGTAGTAaggttgaaacaccttattcaaaTCAATATCAAACAGAGGAAGTAAAATTCTGTAAGGATTCTTCTTGTGCCCCCGGATTTCGCCCTTGTGGATCCCTCTATTTtgccacttgtattttattttaataagaatttgggtcacaactctaacaatctccaTCTTGACATGaattctcaacgaacaagttctccacctcttccatgtAACCCTTTAAGGGTTTaccttcaacaatgaacaccaaccaagtttaaacaatgctcaaacttggttataggaagcgccttagtcatcatatctacaAGATTAACATAAGTACtgattttgctcacaacaatatcatcaCGGGCAATAATTTCACGAGCAAAATGATATTGAACATCAATGTGCTTTGTTCTTTCATGAAATATTTGATCTTCCGTAAGGAAGATGGCACTTTGATTGTCACAAAAtattgtactgatttgaaggtcttcattcaGTTCACTAAAGAGCCCCTTTAACCAAAtaacttctttacaagcctcagtaatcgccatctACTCAGGTTCAGTGGTAGATAAAGCAACAATAGTTTGCAAGGCGGCTTTTTAATTGATTGCACAACCTTTAATTATAAAGACATAACTTGTGAGAAATCTTCTTTTATCAAGTTTCCAGCagaatcagcatcaacatacccaatgacttcATCTCTATTTCTtctaaactgtaagcaaacaACAGTAGTGCCTCAGAGGTATCTCAAAATCCATCGAACTACTTTTCAGTGTTTTTTACCGGGATTTGCCATGAATTTACTAACTACATTGGCTGCATATGATAAATTTAGACATGAACAAATCATATCATACATAAGAGATCCTACTGCACTAAAATATGGAACATTTGACATGTAGTCAATCTCATCGGCTTATTATGGAGACAAAattgatgaaagtctgaaatgggccgCTAAAAGAGTAGTAATAGGCTtaacactctgcatattgaatcTACAAAGAACTTCCTCAATGTACcctttctgacttaggtacaatttacttgcttttctatctctgagaatgtccataccaagtatcttctttgctgctcCCAAATCCttaatctcaaattcttcactaagCTGGACTTTGAcgtttcttatctctcctttatcttttgctgctatcaacatgtcatcaacatagaggagtagatacacaaaagaacactattctttttaaaataaacacaactgtcaaatctacttcttttgaaatcatgagaagtcataaaagaatcaaactTCTTGTACAATTGCCTTGGTGATTGCTTCAAACCATAAAGtgactttttcaacaagcaaacacAACCTTCTTTTACTGAGACTATAAAGCCCtctagttgttgcatgtaaatgtcATTCTCAAGTTCTCTATGCAAGAACGTTATTTTTACATCTAACTATTAGAGCTCCAAATCATACATGGCCACAATACTAAGTAAGGCTCAAATCGAACTATGCTTTACAATTGGAGAAAACACATTTATGAAGTTCACACCTGGAATCTGACTGTAACCCTttacaacaagccttgctttatatctgggttcttcaactcctagagtccatTCTTTCCTCTTGAACACCTATTTACAATGAACAACCTTATTACCTTTAGAAAGCTTCACAAGATCCCATCTTCTGTTCTTGTAGATTGACTCCATCTCtttttgcatagcaaacatccacttttctgagtcttcatagCTAACTACCTCGGAATAAATAGATGACTCTTGATTTCCATCTATATCTTCAACGACATTTAaaacataagcaactagatcaaacTTGGCATacctctttggaggtttaatttctcttctagttctgtttttggcaatAGAAAATTGTGGTGAAGAAGTGACAGTGTTCTAATTTTCTGTACTAACTTGAGAGTCGACTCTGTTTTAGATACTGGATCAATTTAAAGCTCTGTCTACTTTTGACGTTCTTTATTTGAAGAGtatttaagagataagttaggtagcataatagtttttttaaaaacatctctgctaattacgacttttttattttcaggacaccataacttatacccttttacaccaatcttataaccaagaaaaacacatttaatagatctcggttccaattttccactatcaacatgagcatacgcagaacACCTAAAAATCTTTAAATTGGAATAATTAGTAGGCTTACCAGACCATATCTCttatggagtctttttctcaatgacaACAGATGGAGATCGATTGATAAAAAAACATGCATTGGATGCTGCTTCAGCCCAAAACGACTTCGGTAAATTAGCATTCggcaacatacatcgaaccttctccatgatcattttgttcattcgttctgcaatgcTATTTTGCTTGTGATGGTGCCAAAATGGCATATAGGTTAGACATTATTAGGATGTATTGTAATATGTTTTGGCTTGGATTTGTGGTGTTTTGGAATGCTTTGAATGATAATTATGCAGGTTATTTGAGTGCTCGATGCACCAATATATTGAACTATATTTTTGGGCATGAAAAGTGTTTTAAAACTTGATTTTTAACCTTCTAGGTAAAAGTATCGATAATAAGGACCAAGGTATCCGTACTTTACCAAATGAACAGTTTTCAAAATGGGAAAAATGTCAATTTGGTATTGATACTTATAATAGGTATcgatatttatttataaagatcgatactttttttttatttcaacttTTCAAATTTAGTATAATGCCAAAATGGTATCGATAATGATTTTACTTATCATAAAAATATCGATACTTAtttctaagttttgaaaatttctaAGTTGGTCTCTAACTCATGCTCGATTTTATTAATCGATatttgtatgctcgatttaatTCCTGTTGTATTCATAACTTCTATTATGCATGTATTTAGAGTAATTaatgatttaaaatttaattaaattttataaattattttagaatGTTTCGGTAACTGTAGTAGCATCTTGTAACTCAAGTTCGATGATCGGACCGAGCAAAGGGTGTTACAGTTCGATCTATAACTCTCGACTCAATGCTTGTATAGTTCCTTTATGTTTTGATTTATGGCATATATCTAAAGATTGGGTCAATTTTGTATTGTAACAATCATTTTGAAATCCTGAACGAGTAATGAAAGTTTGAGTCTAATGTATATGAATACTTAGATGCATACATAGGGTTGATCTAAGTTGATGAAATGGCTAAAATTGCAATTATCATATTTGTTGAATTGGTTAAGAAATGTAAATAGTTAAATTAGTATTCTTAATAAAAAAATGTTAGTTAAATGATGGTATATGGATTATGTTTAGTACATATAAAGTTAAATGGTTGAAATAGGCAAATGGCCATTGGTGTAGGTTGTTGTGAATTGGTACCAtatagatattttgaaaacagtGAGTGACATCACGACATCAAACCATTAACGTCACGACAAGAAATCGACAGTGAGTAACATCACAACCATGATCCTCTGAAGTCGCGATGTCAACttgataattttgaaattttgcattttagtccttatttgaCCTCGGGTTAtcaaaagagctttcataagctcgtatAAAACCCAGTTATAATTGTAAAACATGTTATGAACATATTATGAAATTAATAGCATGAATAAATTGTTAAATTGAATTGTAATTTATTATAGTTGATGAGGCATTCCATAGCTCGGACTTGGCGATCGGGTTAGGTATGGAgtgttataattatattattgCAACCTTTGCTTTTGTGATCTTGCTTTGTATTTTGGTTGGACTTACCATAATAAAGCTTACCACTTTTTATTTGCTTAATTTTAGTTATTGGTTGTTTAACTTTTTCCCTGTATAAGCATTAGTTTTTCATTTCAATGAAACATATACTTTCTATCCAAATTATTTGCACTTTATTCTtgccttcttttgttttttttacaGCAAGTTTTCTTGAAAACTCCAACAGTTTGGTACCTGATTCATCTTCTTAAGGGATCTACCATTgtgagaatttttttttcttctatgaATTCAAAATCCCTTTAATTGCACTTGCACCACCTATTTTCAATGGAGAAGGCTATCATGTCTAGGTGACAAGGATGGAGGTTCATTTGGAGGTAAATGATCTCTAAAAAGCTGTTGATAAGGACTACAAAGTTCCTCCATTGTTTGCAAATCCGATCATGGCACAACTAAAGAATCACAaggaaaagaaaacaagaaagTCAAAAGCTAGAGATATATTATTTACTACAGTCTCACCAAAAATC belongs to Gossypium arboreum isolate Shixiya-1 chromosome 7, ASM2569848v2, whole genome shotgun sequence and includes:
- the LOC108487442 gene encoding MYB-like transcription factor EOBII, which gives rise to MDKKPCKSQEVEVRKGPWTMEEDLILINYIANHGEGVWNSLARAAGLKRTGKSCRLRWLNYLRPDVRRGNITPEEQFLIMELHAKWGNRWSKIAKHLPGRTDNEIKNYWRTRIQKHMNKPAEVCYSNQSDCELLDQQASSSQLPCNSTNTTNADLMGTSYSPLSSFDYYNNIEAFSGQQQQQVMLESPSNQEDNYWNMEDIWSMQILNGN